In Vigna unguiculata cultivar IT97K-499-35 chromosome 3, ASM411807v1, whole genome shotgun sequence, a single genomic region encodes these proteins:
- the LOC114179152 gene encoding acyl carrier protein 1, chloroplastic-like, giving the protein MASFTATSFSLTSFNTTKTLVPGCRISNSGSALVSLKGRTFPPIILQSRVPRFQIACAAKPETVEKVCDIVKKQLALPDGSTVTGDSKFSALGADSLDTVEIVMGLEEEFGISVEEESAQNISTVQDAADMIDKLLESKSA; this is encoded by the exons atGGCTTCCTTCACTGCAACCTCTTTCTCCCTCACCTCATTCAACACAACAAAAACACTg GTACCTGGTTGCAGGATCTCTAACTCTGGTTCAGCTTTGGTTTCTCTCAAGGGGAGAACTTTTCCACCCATTATTCTGCAGAGTAGAGTACCTCGCTTCCAAATTGCATGTGCT GCCAAACCAGAAACTGTAGAGAAGGTTTGTGACATAGTGAAGAAACAATTGGCATTACCAGATGGATCTACTGTCACCGGAGACTCCAAATTTTCTGCACTTGGAGCAGATTCTCTTGACACG GTGGAGATTGTGATGGGTCTGGAGGAGGAATTTGGTATCAGTGTGGAAGAAGAAAGCGCGCAGAACATTAGCACCGTTCAAGACGCAGCAGATATGATTGATAAGCTGCTTGAAAGCAAGAGTGCTTAA